The following proteins come from a genomic window of Triticum aestivum cultivar Chinese Spring chromosome 6A, IWGSC CS RefSeq v2.1, whole genome shotgun sequence:
- the LOC123131918 gene encoding uncharacterized protein: MSCEEMSRRRRRLPPSPAAAPPLEDENLLSEILLRLPPDPSSLPRASVVSKRWRRLISDPGFSRRFRLHHRRNPPLLGSFSHLYFVPTMEAPNRVPDGHFCLQVDEDEVTDHFICLGCRHGLVLIFHVRRLQVLVWDPVTGELHRVAAPPGFDAKERPISGAVLRAAGDIQHFQVVLVTTQTDDQQHTRAMAKVYSSGSGNWGDIFSTLLPSQASRHEIPTMIGIEFPAVLVGHSLYWLLTDSRDGILKFDLDRQSLSVIHVPVNIYAHGNWQFTVMRAEGGGLGGLFLSKFTAQLWKWKTGSDGVASWVLGKTIELDKLLSISSKKREPPMILGFAEDNNVVFLWTDLDVFMIQLQSLQFKNLGETNILSRYHPLESVYAAGMGIGGGRGGAELLPNT, encoded by the exons ATGAGCTGCGAGGAgatgagccgccgccgccgccgccttccaccATCGCCGGCGGCCGCGCCGCCGCTGGAGGACGAGAACCTCCTCTCTGAGATCCTCCTCCGCCTGCCCCCAGATCCGTCCTCCCTCCCTCGCGCCTCCGTCGTCTCCAAGCGTTGGCGACGCCTCATCTCCGACCCCGGCTTCTCCCGCCGcttccgcctccaccaccgccgcaaCCCTCCTCTCCTCGGATCCTTCAGCCATTTATACTTCGTACCCACCATGGAGGCCCCCAATCGTGTCCCGGATGGCCACTTCTGCTTGCAGGTCGACGAAGACGAGGTCACCGACCACTTCATATGCCTCGGGTGCCGCCATGGCCTCGTGCTCATCTTCCATGTGAGGCGGCTCCAGGTCCTGGTGTGGGACCCCGTCACCGGCGAACTGCATCGCGTTGCCGCTCCCCCGGGATTCGATGCGAAGGAGAGGCCGATTAGCGGGGCGGTCCTTCGCGCTGCTGGAGACATCCAACACTTCCAGGTGGTATTGGTAACCACACAGACAGACGACCAACAGCATACACGAGCGATGGCCAAGGTTTACTCGTCGGGGAGTGGCAACTGGGGTGATATCTTCTCAACACTGCTTCCATCCCAGGCTTCTAGGCACGAAATTCCCACCATGATCGGTATAGAATTTCCTGCTGTCCTAGTTGGGCATTCCCTTTACTGGTTGCTTACTGACAGTCGGGATGGCATCCTCAAGTTTGATTTGGATAGGCAGAGCTTAAGTGTGATACATGTGCCAGTGAATATCTATGCTCATGGTAATTGGCAGTTCACGGTTATGCGGGCGGAGGGCGGTGGGCTTGGTGGCCTCTTTCTGTCAAAATTCACTGCCCAATTATGGAAGTGGAAGACCGGTTCTGATGGTGTTGCGTCATGGGTGCTGGGAAAAACCATTGAACTAGACAAGCTCCTTTCCATTAGTTCAAAGAAGAGAGAGCCTCCAATGATACTAGGGTTTGCTGAGGACAATAATGTGGTGTTCCTGTGGACAGATTTGGACGTGTTCATGATCCAGCTTCAGTCATTGCAGTTCAAGAACCTTGGCGAAACTAACATCTTGTCTCGCTATCATCCACTTGAAAGTGTGTATGCTGCAG GCATGGGCATTGGTGGTGGACGTGGTGGAGCTGAACTTCTGCCCAATACATAA